From the genome of Candidatus Electrothrix communis, one region includes:
- the def gene encoding peptide deformylase — protein MTYPAPVLRKKAVKIEEFDDALRELAEDMAETMYDAQGVGLAGNQIGVARQIVVVDISTEEDEQKYIVLINPVISEGEGTVPDQEGCLSVVEYSAKVDRFRKIRVMAQDPEGKELDFIAEDRFARIIQHEVDHLHGTLFIDRISSLKRGLYKKKLKKILKNQ, from the coding sequence ATGACCTATCCTGCTCCGGTACTCCGGAAAAAAGCAGTAAAAATAGAAGAGTTTGATGACGCGCTCCGAGAATTGGCCGAAGATATGGCCGAAACCATGTACGATGCCCAAGGCGTCGGCTTGGCAGGTAACCAGATCGGTGTTGCCCGCCAGATAGTGGTGGTTGATATCTCGACCGAAGAGGATGAACAAAAATATATCGTCCTTATCAACCCTGTTATCTCCGAGGGCGAAGGTACGGTACCTGATCAGGAAGGCTGCCTGAGTGTTGTGGAGTACTCTGCCAAGGTGGACCGCTTTCGAAAAATCAGGGTTATGGCCCAGGACCCAGAAGGAAAAGAACTGGATTTCATAGCCGAAGATCGCTTTGCCCGGATCATCCAGCACGAAGTGGATCATCTGCATGGCACCTTATTCATTGACCGGATAAGCAGCCTGAAACGGGGACTGTACAAGAAAAAGCTGAAAAAAATATTAAAAAATCAATAG
- the fmt gene encoding methionyl-tRNA formyltransferase: MSEPLRIIFMGTPDFAVPSLHALLDCPEQVVGVVCQPDCRQGRGKKLCPPSVKVLAEKAEIPVLQPTCICNDAFFEEISALKPDLIVVTAYGRILPGRLLNLPRLGIINVHGSLLPKYRGAAPIQWAVINGETETGVTIMQMDEGVDTGDILLPLSLPITEEDTSGTLFQKLADLGGQALFEAISRIKQGDLPPTSQDDALSCPAPMLKKEMGQLDWSKSATELHCLIRGLDPWPSAYSFIDKRRFRFFKPQVIQGEVKEKPGTLCRADKNGVLIATGKDYLLIREIQPEGKKRMCVQACICGMKLPIGEQFS, translated from the coding sequence ATGAGTGAGCCTCTGCGTATCATTTTCATGGGGACCCCCGATTTTGCCGTGCCCAGTCTTCATGCCCTGCTCGACTGCCCGGAACAGGTAGTGGGCGTGGTCTGCCAACCGGATTGTAGGCAGGGACGGGGAAAAAAACTCTGTCCGCCATCGGTGAAAGTCCTGGCGGAAAAAGCAGAGATTCCTGTCCTCCAACCGACCTGTATCTGCAATGATGCGTTTTTTGAAGAGATCAGCGCCTTAAAGCCCGACCTGATCGTGGTCACAGCCTACGGCAGGATCCTGCCGGGCCGCCTGCTTAACCTCCCCCGCTTGGGCATCATCAATGTCCACGGCTCGCTCCTGCCCAAATACAGGGGAGCAGCTCCCATTCAATGGGCAGTCATCAATGGCGAGACCGAGACCGGGGTCACCATCATGCAGATGGATGAGGGTGTGGATACCGGGGATATCCTCCTGCCGCTCAGCCTGCCGATCACAGAAGAAGACACCAGCGGCACCCTGTTTCAAAAACTGGCTGACCTGGGCGGTCAGGCCCTCTTTGAGGCGATATCCCGGATCAAGCAAGGCGATTTACCCCCGACCTCGCAGGATGACGCACTATCCTGCCCTGCTCCTATGCTTAAAAAGGAGATGGGCCAGCTGGACTGGAGTAAATCCGCAACCGAGCTGCATTGCCTGATTCGCGGCCTTGACCCTTGGCCTTCAGCCTACAGTTTTATTGATAAGAGACGTTTCCGGTTCTTCAAACCGCAGGTCATTCAAGGTGAGGTGAAGGAAAAACCCGGTACCCTCTGTCGGGCGGACAAAAACGGTGTTCTGATAGCCACGGGCAAGGATTATCTGCTGATCCGGGAGATTCAACCGGAGGGCAAAAAGCGGATGTGTGTCCAGGCCTGCATCTGCGGGATGAAACTGCCCATCGGCGAACAGTTTAGCTGA
- the larC gene encoding nickel pincer cofactor biosynthesis protein LarC, producing MSFLGKKICFLDCFSGISGNMFLGALLNAGLSQEALQETLSHLKLPGWELCCTPVTISGLQAASVQIQIEAQENETGVHHHLSDIRTILEQSELKPIIVERSLAVFTRLAEAEAHVHGTVPEKIHFHEVGALDAIVDIVGVVAGLHLLGIEEVICSPLPIPGGGWVRCQHGEIPLPAPAVCELLKGVPVYGDSLQQELVTPTGAALATELSSSFGTIPPLTLEQTGYGAGTMQRQDGRPNLLRLMIGYNEVVQEAQQVEVIETHLDDWNPELWPHVAAKLIKQGALDVSLVPIQMKKGRPGFLLRLLADPTHAARLKNSLLNETSAIGLRFHTVQRMTLPRTGIELTTPWGTVRAKKVTTSEGVRITPEYEDCAKMAEEQNIPLQKIYAAVAELGNAAIGHH from the coding sequence ATGTCGTTCCTAGGTAAAAAAATCTGCTTCCTGGACTGTTTTTCCGGAATCAGCGGCAATATGTTTCTGGGTGCCCTGCTCAATGCCGGGCTGTCGCAGGAAGCCCTCCAGGAAACGCTCAGCCATCTGAAGCTTCCGGGTTGGGAACTCTGCTGTACCCCCGTCACAATCTCCGGCTTACAGGCGGCCTCGGTTCAGATTCAGATTGAGGCTCAAGAAAATGAAACCGGGGTCCATCACCATTTATCGGATATCCGCACCATTCTGGAGCAATCAGAGCTGAAGCCGATTATTGTGGAGCGTTCCCTTGCTGTCTTCACTCGATTGGCCGAGGCTGAGGCCCATGTCCACGGGACGGTTCCCGAAAAAATCCATTTCCACGAAGTAGGTGCCCTGGATGCGATCGTTGATATTGTCGGGGTCGTTGCTGGCCTCCATCTTCTCGGTATAGAAGAGGTCATCTGTTCTCCCCTGCCCATACCGGGTGGGGGCTGGGTCCGTTGCCAACACGGGGAGATCCCTCTGCCTGCCCCGGCGGTCTGCGAACTGCTCAAAGGTGTTCCTGTCTACGGGGACAGCCTACAACAGGAGCTGGTCACCCCCACAGGTGCGGCCTTGGCTACCGAACTGAGCAGCTCGTTCGGGACCATCCCGCCTCTGACCCTGGAACAAACCGGTTACGGTGCAGGCACTATGCAACGACAGGACGGAAGACCTAACCTATTGCGCCTGATGATCGGGTACAACGAGGTCGTGCAGGAAGCGCAACAGGTTGAAGTCATTGAAACCCATCTGGACGACTGGAACCCAGAACTCTGGCCCCATGTTGCGGCCAAGCTGATAAAGCAAGGCGCACTGGATGTCAGCCTCGTGCCCATCCAAATGAAAAAGGGCCGTCCCGGTTTTCTCCTCCGCCTGCTTGCTGACCCAACCCACGCTGCCCGCCTGAAAAATTCTCTCCTCAACGAAACCTCGGCCATCGGCCTCCGCTTTCATACGGTTCAACGTATGACCCTGCCCAGAACCGGCATTGAGCTGACAACCCCCTGGGGGACCGTGCGGGCAAAAAAGGTAACAACCTCTGAGGGCGTCAGAATTACCCCGGAGTATGAGGATTGCGCAAAAATGGCCGAAGAACAGAACATCCCCTTACAAAAAATT